A single Anatilimnocola floriformis DNA region contains:
- the rimO gene encoding 30S ribosomal protein S12 methylthiotransferase RimO yields MSASKPSLNKVPEADAPKGTYSFVSLGCPKNLVDSERMLGLLKIDGYKLVNEPEGTDFVVVNTCGFIERARTESFTAIDEMLELKKAGKTKGVIVSGCLAERQKEDLLTERPEIDYLVGVFGREAITKVADRLVGNLEEQRTVFQPAPIRALSDRDRLRITPKHFAFLKISEGCDRLCTFCAIPKMRGKHASKPMDEIIAEAEQLAADGVRELIVVAQDTTYYGMDIYGESRLAELLKRLDEVQGLDWIRLMYFYPMYITDELIDVLATSKRIIPYIDIPLQHASDHMLRRMARRVTRKDTEALLSKLRSRIPNLTLRTTFITGFPGETDADFEELMQFAQEQHFERMGVFTYSFEPDTPAANLPDHLSEELKESRRARLMEVQQAHAFAWNQAQLGKTLNVILDQPVEGEKNVWIGRSQADAPDVDGLVFVTGDRIKLKVGDLVPVQIVAVQDYDLVGYAADKPLKREQPGRILSLAKA; encoded by the coding sequence ATGTCTGCATCCAAGCCATCGCTCAACAAAGTCCCCGAAGCCGACGCGCCGAAGGGAACGTACTCTTTCGTCAGCCTGGGCTGTCCCAAAAATCTGGTCGACAGCGAGCGGATGCTGGGGCTGCTGAAGATCGACGGCTACAAGCTGGTGAATGAACCCGAGGGAACCGACTTTGTCGTCGTGAACACCTGCGGTTTCATCGAACGGGCCCGCACCGAGTCGTTCACGGCCATCGACGAAATGCTGGAACTGAAGAAGGCTGGCAAGACGAAGGGGGTGATTGTTTCGGGCTGTCTCGCCGAACGGCAGAAGGAAGATCTGCTGACCGAACGTCCGGAGATCGACTACCTGGTCGGCGTGTTTGGTCGCGAAGCGATTACCAAAGTCGCCGATCGATTGGTCGGCAATCTCGAAGAGCAACGGACGGTCTTTCAGCCGGCCCCGATTCGCGCGCTGAGCGATCGCGATCGTCTCCGCATCACGCCGAAGCATTTTGCCTTTTTGAAGATCAGCGAAGGTTGCGACCGCCTCTGCACCTTCTGCGCGATTCCCAAGATGCGCGGCAAGCACGCCAGCAAGCCGATGGACGAAATCATCGCCGAAGCCGAGCAGCTCGCTGCCGACGGCGTGCGCGAGTTGATCGTCGTCGCGCAAGACACCACTTACTACGGCATGGACATTTACGGTGAATCGCGCCTCGCGGAGTTGCTCAAGCGACTCGACGAAGTGCAAGGGCTCGATTGGATTCGCTTGATGTACTTCTATCCGATGTACATCACCGATGAACTGATTGACGTCCTCGCCACCAGCAAGCGAATCATTCCGTACATCGATATCCCACTGCAACACGCCAGCGATCACATGCTCCGCCGCATGGCCCGCCGTGTGACGCGGAAGGATACCGAAGCGCTGCTGAGCAAACTCCGCAGCCGCATTCCGAACCTCACACTGCGAACCACGTTCATCACCGGTTTCCCCGGCGAGACCGATGCCGATTTTGAAGAGCTGATGCAGTTTGCGCAGGAGCAGCACTTCGAGCGGATGGGCGTCTTCACCTATTCCTTTGAACCCGACACGCCGGCTGCCAACTTGCCCGATCACTTGTCGGAAGAATTGAAAGAATCTCGCCGCGCTCGCCTGATGGAAGTGCAACAAGCCCACGCGTTCGCCTGGAATCAGGCTCAACTCGGCAAGACGCTGAACGTGATTCTCGATCAGCCTGTCGAAGGTGAGAAGAACGTCTGGATCGGCCGCAGCCAAGCCGATGCGCCGGATGTCGATGGCCTGGTGTTTGTCACCGGCGATCGGATCAAACTGAAGGTGGGAGATCTCGTGCCGGTGCAAATCGTCGCGGTGCAGGACTACGACCTGGTCGGCTACGCTGCCGATAAGCCACTGAAGCGCGAGCAGCCCGGCCGGATCCTTTCGCTGGCCAAGGCGTAG
- the dusB gene encoding tRNA dihydrouridine synthase DusB — translation MSSATLPQVKPLWIGNVKVDPPILQAPMAGFTNYAYRQIVRQFGGSGLLATEMVSARSFVWLEDHEAEHPERLWGVKEEARPLAVQMWDNDPETLARVGERLANEFKVSVVDLNFGCPVKDLTERAHSGSYLLRFPERVGAIIERVVKACAPTPVTAKIRLGCSHASINANEIARVVENSGAAALTVHGRVASDFFRGSADWEKISEIKQHLKKIPLIGNGDLDSHHKVIAAFQKYAVDGVMIARASLGRPWLFQQCAAALRGEPVPAEPTLDEQRDWMLKHYELVCERFGEDRGTLLMRKFACNYASGKSGARHFRGAVGKVNTRAEFLAAVEEHFPRHDNPQLFEPRDTAECEESCG, via the coding sequence ATGAGCAGCGCCACATTACCTCAGGTCAAACCACTCTGGATCGGCAACGTCAAGGTTGATCCGCCGATCCTGCAGGCGCCGATGGCGGGTTTCACCAACTACGCCTATCGGCAAATCGTGCGGCAGTTCGGCGGCAGCGGCTTGCTGGCCACCGAAATGGTCAGCGCCCGCAGCTTTGTCTGGCTCGAAGATCACGAAGCCGAACACCCCGAGCGCCTGTGGGGCGTGAAGGAAGAGGCTCGGCCCCTCGCGGTGCAGATGTGGGACAACGATCCCGAAACGCTGGCCCGCGTCGGCGAACGGCTGGCCAATGAGTTCAAGGTGAGCGTCGTCGATCTCAACTTCGGCTGCCCGGTGAAGGACCTCACCGAGCGAGCTCACAGCGGTTCATACTTGCTCCGTTTTCCCGAGCGAGTGGGCGCGATTATCGAACGAGTCGTGAAAGCCTGCGCTCCCACGCCGGTCACGGCCAAGATCCGCCTCGGCTGTTCGCACGCCTCGATCAACGCCAACGAAATCGCCCGCGTCGTCGAGAACTCCGGCGCTGCCGCCCTCACCGTGCATGGCCGAGTCGCTTCTGATTTTTTCCGCGGCAGCGCCGACTGGGAAAAGATCAGCGAGATCAAACAGCATCTGAAAAAGATTCCCCTCATCGGCAACGGCGATCTCGATTCGCATCACAAGGTGATCGCCGCGTTTCAAAAATACGCGGTCGACGGCGTGATGATTGCCCGCGCTTCGCTCGGCCGGCCGTGGTTGTTTCAACAGTGCGCTGCCGCCCTCCGCGGTGAACCCGTCCCCGCCGAACCGACGCTCGACGAACAGCGCGACTGGATGCTCAAGCACTACGAGCTAGTCTGCGAGCGCTTTGGCGAAGATCGCGGCACGCTGCTGATGCGAAAGTTTGCCTGTAACTACGCATCGGGAAAGTCCGGCGCTCGCCACTTCCGCGGCGCGGTTGGCAAAGTGAATACCCGCGCAGAATTTCTCGCCGCCGTGGAAGAACATTTTCCCCGGCACGACAATCCCCAACTCTTCGAACCCCGCGACACGGCCGAGTGCGAAGAGTCGTGTGGATAA
- a CDS encoding efflux RND transporter periplasmic adaptor subunit — protein sequence MSTQARFAFFGSLLTIGVVAIAGCGSHGKKTPDAHAQAENVVAKPVVVTVADLQSRAVQRRIPVVGTLHGLEKIQISAKVAGRLEKVLVDVGDRVQPGTKLVEINQLDYKLAVDEAQRALERELAKLGLSEIPKQRFDPESMPAMMRGRLVVANARRKAERFRGLHAKNAVTDQEYEQATTDLQVEEAALQQTMLDIRSTQAAVRYQQSVLETAQRHFAETTIYTPPSDFPSLSELKLTGCGYVVARRMATAGELAIIGSSPLLELVIDDALKLKATVPERYASEVHIGQTVELKVEAYPHDVFHARIARISPTIDTENRTFEVEAHVANPDHRLQHGSFAKASILTRAADQAMMAPLESLVTFAGVTKLFCLEGESVREIPVELGVRDGGWVEVIGELPTTGAVVTSGQTQLAAGSRVSIRQPIAVTPALLPTTSPHTIAPVGAITE from the coding sequence ATGAGTACTCAAGCTCGGTTTGCGTTCTTTGGTTCGCTCCTCACGATCGGCGTCGTGGCCATTGCCGGCTGTGGCTCGCATGGCAAGAAAACTCCCGACGCTCACGCGCAAGCCGAAAACGTCGTGGCCAAGCCGGTTGTCGTGACCGTCGCTGATCTGCAATCTCGCGCGGTGCAACGGCGGATTCCCGTCGTCGGCACGTTGCATGGTTTGGAAAAAATCCAAATCAGCGCCAAGGTCGCCGGCCGACTCGAAAAAGTGCTCGTCGACGTCGGCGATCGTGTGCAGCCCGGCACGAAGCTCGTCGAAATCAATCAGCTCGATTACAAACTCGCCGTCGACGAAGCTCAGCGAGCGCTCGAACGCGAACTGGCCAAACTGGGCCTCAGCGAGATTCCCAAGCAACGCTTTGATCCCGAATCGATGCCCGCGATGATGCGCGGCCGCCTGGTGGTGGCCAATGCCCGCCGCAAGGCCGAACGTTTTCGTGGGCTGCATGCAAAGAACGCAGTGACCGATCAGGAATACGAACAAGCGACAACCGATCTGCAAGTCGAAGAAGCCGCCCTGCAGCAAACCATGCTCGACATCCGCTCGACGCAAGCCGCGGTTCGCTACCAGCAGTCGGTGCTCGAAACAGCGCAGCGTCACTTTGCCGAAACAACCATCTACACGCCGCCCAGCGATTTCCCTTCATTGAGTGAACTCAAATTGACCGGCTGCGGCTACGTCGTCGCCCGCCGCATGGCCACGGCTGGTGAACTCGCCATCATCGGCAGTTCGCCTCTGCTCGAACTCGTCATCGACGACGCGCTCAAGCTCAAAGCCACCGTCCCCGAGCGCTACGCCAGCGAAGTTCACATCGGTCAAACGGTCGAGCTGAAAGTGGAAGCCTATCCGCACGATGTCTTCCACGCTCGCATCGCGCGGATCAGCCCGACCATCGACACCGAAAACCGCACGTTCGAAGTCGAAGCCCACGTTGCCAACCCGGACCATCGCCTGCAGCACGGCAGTTTCGCGAAGGCTTCGATCCTCACTCGCGCTGCCGACCAAGCCATGATGGCCCCGCTCGAGTCGCTTGTGACCTTTGCTGGCGTAACCAAACTCTTCTGCCTCGAAGGCGAATCTGTTCGCGAAATCCCGGTCGAACTCGGTGTTCGCGACGGCGGCTGGGTCGAAGTCATCGGCGAACTGCCAACCACCGGCGCTGTCGTCACCAGTGGTCAAACCCAACTCGCGGCTGGTTCGCGCGTCAGCATCCGTCAGCCGATCGCGGTCACGCCCGCGCTGTTGCCCACAACATCGCCGCACACCATCGCGCCTGTCGGAGCGATCACCGAGTAG
- a CDS encoding amidohydrolase — translation MNRLRTVLAACFCGILSNNLHAAEPMRPTHQTAVADVDGRQTELNETNKAIWEFAEVGLEETRSSALLVEKLKKAGFKVRTGVADMPTAFVAEFGTGKPVIGILAEYDALPGLSQKVSPQRDPVVADAPGHGCGHSGLGTASLGAALAVKAAIEKHGLKGTVRLYGTPAEETLIGKVYMTLAGEFKDLDACLHWHPGFRNDVWYGESKAAVSAKFTFNGVTAHASGSPDKGRSALDGVELMNVGANFMREHLKEDARVHYVITNGGGAPNVVPAKATVWYYVRANNHADVERNFAWLRDIADGAAKMTRTTVNVQIDTDCHEIIPNDPLSAIMLTNLERVGPPKFTPEEHAFARRLQESVTREFGTTFKLALDEEVHRLAKTGTGSGSTDVGDISWHVPTGGLRTACFAYDAPGHSWQNVAAIGSSIGEKGISYAAKVLACTTLDLLEDPKSLTAAKADFSKRMEERKYITLIPEGQKAPKSIR, via the coding sequence ATGAATCGACTCAGGACTGTGCTCGCGGCGTGCTTCTGCGGCATTCTTAGCAACAATCTCCACGCTGCCGAGCCTATGCGGCCGACGCACCAAACTGCCGTCGCCGATGTGGACGGCCGGCAAACCGAGCTCAATGAAACCAACAAAGCGATTTGGGAATTTGCCGAAGTGGGTTTGGAAGAAACGCGCTCGTCGGCGCTGCTGGTCGAAAAGCTGAAAAAAGCTGGCTTCAAAGTCCGCACCGGCGTTGCCGACATGCCGACGGCCTTCGTCGCCGAGTTCGGCACGGGCAAGCCCGTCATCGGTATCCTCGCCGAGTACGATGCACTGCCCGGTCTATCACAAAAAGTTTCGCCGCAGCGCGATCCAGTCGTTGCCGACGCGCCGGGCCACGGCTGTGGTCACAGCGGCCTCGGAACGGCTTCGCTCGGCGCCGCCCTCGCGGTGAAAGCAGCCATCGAAAAGCATGGTTTGAAAGGAACCGTTCGCCTCTACGGCACGCCCGCCGAGGAGACGCTCATCGGCAAGGTTTACATGACGCTGGCCGGCGAGTTCAAGGATCTCGATGCCTGTCTCCATTGGCATCCGGGGTTTCGCAACGACGTTTGGTACGGCGAATCGAAAGCCGCCGTCTCGGCGAAGTTCACGTTCAACGGCGTGACGGCACACGCCTCGGGAAGTCCCGATAAGGGACGCAGCGCGCTCGACGGCGTTGAGCTGATGAATGTCGGCGCGAACTTCATGCGCGAGCATCTCAAGGAAGACGCCCGCGTGCATTACGTCATCACCAACGGCGGCGGCGCTCCGAACGTGGTCCCTGCGAAGGCCACGGTTTGGTACTACGTGCGGGCGAACAACCACGCCGATGTCGAGCGCAACTTTGCCTGGCTGCGCGACATCGCCGACGGCGCCGCGAAGATGACGCGCACCACGGTCAACGTGCAGATCGACACCGATTGCCATGAGATCATCCCCAACGATCCCCTCTCCGCGATCATGCTTACCAACTTGGAGCGCGTCGGCCCGCCGAAATTCACTCCCGAAGAGCACGCCTTTGCTCGGCGGCTGCAGGAGTCGGTCACGCGCGAATTCGGCACGACGTTTAAACTCGCGCTCGATGAGGAAGTCCATCGCCTCGCCAAAACCGGCACTGGAAGCGGCTCGACCGACGTGGGCGACATCAGCTGGCACGTGCCAACCGGCGGCCTGCGCACGGCATGCTTCGCCTACGACGCCCCAGGCCACAGCTGGCAAAACGTCGCCGCCATCGGATCGTCGATCGGCGAAAAAGGAATCTCGTACGCCGCCAAAGTGCTGGCCTGCACCACGCTCGACCTGCTGGAAGATCCCAAATCGCTGACGGCTGCCAAAGCCGATTTCAGCAAGCGAATGGAAGAGCGCAAATACATCACGCTGATTCCGGAAGGGCAAAAGGCGCCGAAGTCGATTCGATAG
- a CDS encoding tetratricopeptide repeat protein: protein MMRSLVLAMLGLVVATHQLHAQLDFGGITRTDATSPTELPEVLKPLAARSEADEDQLTAAAHYAQGRLLHAKKKTALALQHYQRAWRYDSTSQQLLAEIVPVAFEAGQSDAAVRYAVIAAERNPKDDLLIRRLAVFLTNNREYERAIGLYEKALNKDAQLKNGMPEDITAATVYGELARLYYLTEKYEAAAGTYAILRRAVEDKNSHFDEAARKSILGDAAKTYSQWGESFLEAGKYDDAATVFKQANEAKEDKTLLAFRLARVTFAQNKLEEARKHLEEYFAAKNDSAGDDPYELLRKIILKQEKNPAAAQEQFIQRLRELNKEQPENISLAFALADALWTTRQFDTAIPLLTKTLQQQLDATRYAKLIEHLWHEKQYRELLAVAGQLAEQKNSLTSIEKLVLRLKDDAGLVKGCISLTREQAASTEPKPTYGPILAAAILAREAGQLKEADELFGKVLELAPQKTLDLQVNWAEGLFLAEQHRPAIEMYRQILAAKPRKNIATVVNYYLASALAMAGDTDEALTAIRIACEGNPDNPRYESRVGWIYYHAERWPEARAEYEKLLKKYGEKQNAETRQVVRSARMVLSNLALETNDFPQAVERLEQVLDEYPEDAGALNDLGYLWADRGLHLQRALLMTQRAVELEPENKSYRDSLGWALYRVGRFDEAVRELTSATTFDPAAGEEEPDGVLLDHLGDAFAKQGKPAEAKRAWQRAAAALEKAKELKKLDAVRQKLKAAS from the coding sequence ATGATGCGATCTCTAGTCCTTGCGATGCTGGGTTTGGTCGTTGCCACACACCAGCTTCACGCCCAACTCGACTTCGGCGGGATCACGCGCACCGACGCTACATCGCCGACAGAGTTGCCGGAAGTTTTAAAGCCTCTCGCGGCGCGTAGCGAAGCCGACGAAGATCAACTCACGGCCGCGGCCCACTATGCGCAGGGGCGTTTGCTGCATGCGAAGAAGAAGACCGCGCTCGCGCTGCAGCATTATCAGCGGGCGTGGCGATACGATTCCACTTCGCAGCAGTTGCTCGCCGAGATCGTGCCCGTGGCCTTTGAAGCCGGGCAGAGTGATGCCGCCGTGCGGTATGCAGTGATCGCCGCCGAACGAAATCCCAAGGACGATCTGCTCATCCGCCGCCTCGCCGTCTTTCTGACGAACAACCGCGAATATGAACGAGCGATTGGGCTGTACGAAAAAGCCCTGAATAAAGATGCGCAACTCAAGAACGGCATGCCGGAGGACATCACGGCGGCGACCGTCTATGGCGAACTCGCTCGGCTGTATTACCTCACGGAAAAATACGAAGCCGCGGCAGGAACCTATGCCATCCTCCGCCGAGCCGTGGAGGACAAGAACTCGCACTTCGACGAAGCCGCGCGAAAGTCGATTCTCGGCGACGCAGCGAAAACCTATTCGCAGTGGGGCGAGAGTTTTCTCGAAGCGGGCAAATACGACGATGCGGCGACGGTTTTCAAACAAGCTAACGAGGCAAAAGAAGATAAAACGCTCCTCGCGTTTCGGCTGGCGCGCGTGACGTTCGCGCAGAACAAACTAGAAGAAGCTCGCAAGCATTTGGAGGAATACTTTGCCGCGAAAAACGACTCCGCCGGCGATGATCCCTACGAGTTGCTCCGCAAGATTATCCTCAAGCAGGAAAAAAATCCCGCCGCTGCGCAAGAGCAATTCATTCAACGCCTGCGTGAACTCAACAAGGAACAGCCTGAGAATATTTCACTGGCGTTCGCACTCGCCGATGCCCTGTGGACGACGCGGCAGTTCGACACTGCCATTCCGCTGCTGACAAAAACGCTCCAGCAGCAGCTCGATGCCACCCGGTATGCGAAGCTGATCGAACATCTTTGGCATGAAAAACAGTATCGCGAGTTGCTCGCTGTTGCCGGGCAATTGGCCGAGCAAAAGAACTCGCTGACTTCGATTGAAAAGCTCGTACTGCGATTGAAAGATGACGCCGGCCTGGTGAAAGGCTGCATCTCGTTGACCCGCGAGCAAGCAGCGTCGACCGAACCGAAGCCGACCTACGGCCCGATTCTGGCGGCTGCAATTCTGGCGCGCGAAGCCGGCCAGTTGAAGGAAGCGGATGAGCTCTTTGGGAAGGTGCTCGAACTCGCGCCGCAGAAAACGCTCGACCTCCAAGTGAATTGGGCCGAAGGTTTGTTCCTCGCCGAGCAGCATCGGCCGGCGATCGAGATGTATCGCCAGATCCTCGCGGCCAAGCCGCGGAAAAACATTGCGACGGTCGTCAATTACTACCTCGCTTCGGCGCTGGCGATGGCAGGAGATACCGACGAAGCTCTGACGGCCATTCGCATTGCCTGCGAGGGAAATCCGGACAATCCTCGCTATGAAAGTCGCGTCGGCTGGATCTATTATCACGCCGAGCGCTGGCCGGAAGCTCGCGCGGAATATGAAAAGCTGCTGAAGAAATACGGCGAGAAACAAAACGCCGAGACTCGGCAAGTCGTGCGCAGTGCCCGCATGGTGCTGTCGAACCTCGCGCTAGAAACGAATGATTTTCCGCAAGCGGTTGAGCGGCTCGAGCAAGTGCTCGATGAATATCCCGAAGACGCCGGCGCACTCAACGATCTCGGCTATCTCTGGGCCGATCGCGGTTTGCATTTGCAGCGGGCGCTGCTGATGACTCAGCGGGCCGTGGAACTAGAGCCGGAGAACAAATCCTATCGCGACAGCCTCGGCTGGGCGCTCTATCGAGTGGGCCGTTTCGACGAAGCCGTGCGTGAACTAACGTCGGCCACCACCTTCGATCCAGCGGCAGGCGAAGAAGAGCCCGATGGCGTGCTGCTCGATCACTTAGGCGATGCATTCGCCAAGCAAGGCAAGCCTGCCGAAGCCAAGCGCGCCTGGCAACGGGCCGCGGCGGCGCTCGAGAAAGCCAAGGAGCTGAAAAAATTGGATGCGGTGCGACAGAAGCTGAAAGCAGCTTCGTAG
- a CDS encoding TetR/AcrR family transcriptional regulator, with protein MNATHLASKPSVEDRPDEALLRRSDEILSAAVELFARQGFAATEVQQIADRANVGKGTVYRHFVNKDKLFLAAADLGLRRLKDAVNQSAEGQPLDRLRAGVVAFLQFFREHPEFVDLMIQERAHFRDRQSPTFFGRKDDEMTCRWRDEFNDLIRQGVLRPLPVEHLMDFIEQSLFGAVLVHFLGQRDPAMAASGDRVADLILNGIAVS; from the coding sequence ATGAACGCAACTCATTTGGCTTCAAAGCCTTCCGTCGAAGACAGGCCTGACGAGGCCCTCCTCCGCCGCTCCGACGAAATCCTCTCGGCTGCGGTCGAACTCTTTGCCCGCCAAGGCTTTGCAGCCACCGAAGTGCAGCAGATTGCTGACCGGGCCAACGTCGGCAAGGGGACCGTTTATCGCCACTTTGTGAATAAGGACAAACTCTTCCTGGCGGCGGCCGACCTGGGGCTGCGGCGGTTGAAAGATGCCGTGAACCAATCGGCCGAGGGGCAACCTTTGGACCGACTGCGGGCCGGCGTGGTGGCCTTCTTGCAGTTCTTTCGCGAGCACCCGGAGTTCGTCGACCTGATGATTCAGGAGCGGGCCCATTTTCGCGATCGCCAGTCTCCCACTTTCTTTGGTCGCAAGGATGACGAAATGACCTGCCGTTGGCGGGATGAGTTCAACGATCTCATTCGCCAGGGCGTGCTGCGGCCGTTGCCGGTCGAGCACCTGATGGACTTCATCGAGCAGTCGCTCTTCGGCGCTGTGCTCGTGCATTTTCTCGGCCAGCGCGATCCCGCGATGGCTGCCAGTGGCGACCGAGTCGCTGATCTGATTTTGAACGGAATCGCGGTGTCTTAA
- a CDS encoding RluA family pseudouridine synthase, whose product MSQPTRLDRVLRDRFPDWGRQAVQRAIGSGKVRLNSKQVRLSSWEVKNGDQIEVADPPAAKTVAAVQWDDAWIIAEERELIVVSKPAGLLSEPTRFSPAASLLGLAKERFGEVILFHRLDRDTSGLLLLTRPGPINKYLTAAFQNHTVQKEYVAVVARPHRLEESGTIDARLGPHEERRDQMMVVERGGQRAVTRYALEDATDRWQLVRLWPETGRTHQLRVHLTHLGAPILGDRLYGPQPPRANRLHLHSQKIALPAGEGYEPRSFASPLPAGFWPVERQS is encoded by the coding sequence ATGTCCCAGCCGACGCGTCTCGATCGCGTGCTGCGCGATCGGTTTCCAGATTGGGGTCGGCAAGCGGTGCAACGGGCGATCGGCAGCGGCAAGGTACGACTCAACAGCAAACAAGTGCGGCTGTCGTCGTGGGAAGTGAAGAACGGCGATCAGATTGAAGTCGCCGATCCGCCGGCCGCGAAAACCGTCGCTGCCGTGCAGTGGGACGACGCTTGGATCATCGCCGAAGAGCGCGAGTTGATCGTCGTCAGTAAACCGGCCGGGCTCCTTTCGGAGCCGACGCGATTTTCGCCCGCGGCCAGTTTACTCGGCTTGGCGAAGGAGCGTTTTGGCGAGGTAATTTTGTTCCATCGCTTGGATCGAGATACCTCTGGCCTGCTGCTTCTCACCAGACCAGGGCCGATCAATAAATATTTGACGGCAGCGTTTCAAAACCACACCGTGCAGAAAGAATACGTCGCCGTCGTCGCTCGGCCGCATCGCTTAGAAGAATCGGGAACGATCGACGCTCGTCTCGGTCCGCACGAGGAACGCCGCGATCAAATGATGGTCGTCGAGCGCGGCGGTCAGCGGGCAGTCACGCGGTATGCACTCGAAGATGCGACCGACCGGTGGCAACTCGTCCGCCTCTGGCCGGAGACCGGCCGGACGCATCAATTGCGAGTCCATCTCACGCACCTCGGCGCGCCGATCCTCGGCGATCGTCTGTATGGTCCACAACCGCCGCGGGCGAATCGTTTGCATCTGCATTCGCAAAAAATCGCTCTCCCAGCCGGAGAAGGCTACGAGCCGCGCAGTTTTGCCTCACCGCTGCCGGCCGGTTTTTGGCCTGTCGAAAGGCAATCCTGA
- a CDS encoding Gfo/Idh/MocA family protein produces MFRREFIEQSLAAGIIYAGTQHLAYAQPAKSLANGKITIAAVGVKGRGGHVLTAFAGLPEVDVKYICDIDESVLAARVAGVEKQTGRKPQGIKDYRTALDDKAVDALVIGTPDHWHALPTIHACQAGKDVYVEKPDGHNIIEGQTMVAAQKKHKRVVQMGTQARTGPHLLSLMEYLKPGPLGKVRFAKAWESAKQPSIGHAADQATPSGVDYDMWLGSAPLHKFNPMRFHGNWRWFFDYGTGDLGNDGVHRLDMARWALTTAAAAKGEKVPEMPRAISSLGGKYYFDDDQEWPDTLMTTYDFAPGYLLTYEMRVWNSYPLHEEEEGAAVYGDQGYVVIGNSRWRAFDAKGKLVKEDKAGYNDIGHAKNFLDCMRSRQKPNADLETVGHPSSLLCHLGNAAWRAGRQLKFDKETYTFVGDSDANQFLTRAEYRKPYLLPKLSEI; encoded by the coding sequence ATGTTCCGTCGCGAGTTCATCGAACAAAGCCTGGCCGCGGGCATCATCTACGCTGGCACTCAGCATCTGGCCTATGCCCAGCCAGCGAAATCGCTCGCCAACGGCAAGATCACCATCGCCGCGGTCGGCGTGAAGGGGCGCGGCGGCCACGTGCTGACTGCGTTCGCCGGCCTGCCCGAAGTCGACGTGAAATATATCTGCGACATCGATGAAAGCGTGCTCGCGGCCCGAGTTGCGGGTGTCGAGAAGCAGACCGGCCGCAAACCGCAGGGAATCAAAGACTATCGGACCGCCCTGGATGACAAGGCGGTCGATGCCCTCGTCATCGGCACGCCCGATCACTGGCACGCCCTGCCGACGATTCACGCCTGCCAGGCCGGCAAGGATGTGTATGTGGAGAAGCCCGACGGCCACAACATCATCGAAGGGCAAACGATGGTCGCCGCGCAGAAGAAGCACAAGCGCGTGGTGCAGATGGGAACACAAGCCCGCACCGGGCCGCACCTGCTAAGCCTGATGGAATATCTGAAGCCCGGGCCGCTCGGCAAGGTGCGATTTGCGAAGGCCTGGGAAAGCGCGAAGCAACCGAGCATCGGCCACGCTGCCGATCAGGCGACTCCGAGCGGCGTGGATTACGACATGTGGCTTGGCAGCGCGCCGCTGCACAAGTTCAACCCCATGCGGTTCCACGGCAACTGGCGGTGGTTCTTCGATTACGGCACGGGCGACCTCGGTAACGACGGTGTCCACCGGCTCGACATGGCCCGCTGGGCCCTCACAACGGCTGCCGCGGCAAAGGGAGAGAAAGTGCCTGAAATGCCGCGGGCCATTTCGTCGCTCGGCGGCAAGTATTATTTCGACGACGATCAGGAATGGCCCGATACGCTGATGACCACGTACGATTTCGCGCCGGGCTATCTGCTCACCTACGAAATGCGAGTCTGGAATTCCTATCCGCTGCACGAAGAGGAAGAAGGTGCCGCCGTCTATGGCGATCAGGGCTACGTCGTCATCGGCAACAGCCGTTGGCGGGCCTTCGATGCCAAGGGCAAGCTCGTGAAGGAAGACAAAGCCGGCTACAACGACATCGGCCACGCCAAGAATTTTCTCGACTGCATGCGATCCCGCCAAAAGCCCAACGCCGACCTGGAAACCGTCGGCCATCCCTCAAGCCTCCTCTGCCATCTCGGCAACGCCGCCTGGCGAGCCGGCCGGCAGTTGAAGTTCGACAAAGAGACCTACACCTTCGTCGGCGATAGCGACGCCAATCAATTCCTGACGCGCGCCGAATATCGCAAGCCATATTTGCTGCCAAAGCTCAGCGAGATTTGA